Sequence from the Paramisgurnus dabryanus chromosome 3, PD_genome_1.1, whole genome shotgun sequence genome:
AATTATCACATTACTGTAATTATATTGGTAacaatttttaataattaagtaatgaactaatcatggtaataatttaaacagactcacatgcgcacacacacgcaaacacacaccaGAGTTGTGTTAGCCTAGACATTTTTCAAATTCTGCAATCAATAGGGAATGTGAAGGTGACGTCACGTCATGTTGCATAGGTCCTTTGCCATATTTGCAGGATCGCGCCCTATCCCGCTGTATTTGAGTTTGTTGAGGTTGTGTTTGGATTTTATGTTGAGATTTTAATAAACGTTGATATGATATGTTTGGTCATAACTCGAACTGCAATAGCAGGTCACACAATCATTAAGGGAGGAAACTGGACAACGCAATACGTTTTTCAGCCTTCTATCTTGGAAAAAACAAGGGAAGCCTCTGGAGAAAAATTTGTACTTTTCAAAACATCCTTGCATCAGCGAGAGTGTGTTCGCTGTCATTCAGTAATTTGtgattaaataaaacattaccacctaaattgtcttgtttttatgcTAACACTGTCAAGCtaacttgtaaatgtaaattatgtatTCATACATTTGTAATCAACATAACCACATAAATTACCATAAGAAGTCAATAAGACAAGCAAAATAAAACTGGGTGTGAAACTGGGGTTATCATCATCTGTGGAATCTTTACCACCGATGGGTATGCCCTGATCTGCATACACCGGAGGAAGTCGGTGAGCTGATCATCTTGGAGCAGCTGCTTCGAGTACTTCCTTATGACAGCCGTACCTGGGTGAAGGAAGACAAACCGGACTCAGTACTGGCAGCGGCAAAGTTGGCACAGCAGTACATGAATGCCCATCGCTCTGGCCCATGCACCCAATCAGCTAAAGGTAAAGTGCGGTTTTCACATTCTGATAAGTCGCAGGAGGCCTCACCTGAATCTAAGCCTGTAACATCACAAAAACTGATCTGCTTCTCATGTCAGCAGCCTGGGCACAAAGCTGCGGTGTGCCCGGCAAGTAAATCAAAGCTGACAGGATTTTGTTATGCTCCCAGAGAGGAGAACACTGAATTAGAGACTGATTTGAGTCAAAATAACAACATGCTTTTGGACATTACAGTGAATGGACATTCATTGAAAGCAATGCTGGACACTGGTAGTGCACTTTCTTTGATTAAATCATGCCATGTTTCAAATGTTGACTATGCTAATTCCACTGATGTACAATGTGTTCATGCTTTGGGACTTAATGTTACTGATTGGCATGTTCCAGAAAACATTGCTGTGCTACAAAGGGAAGATGTGATCTGAAAATCACTATTTGCAAAAGCTGAAGGGCCATGAAAGACTAATGGGGGTGAAGATGAATATGTCATTCATGAATATGTTTTGTATGTTCACACTGATGGTGTTTTAGATTTGGTGTTACAATTGTGTTGTAGACCTCTTGTCTTACAGCTTGCACATACCATTCCATGTGCAGGACATCTGGCACAGCAAAAGACATACAACCTGCATTAGTTCAGGCTTTTACTGGCCAACCATGTACACTGATGTTCAAACATGCATTACATGTTCCATTTGTCAAAAGACCAATGCTAGTCATCAGCGGGGTAAAGCCATTGCCCATCATAACCACCACTTTCCGCAGCATTGCCATGGAAATAATGGGACCACTGGAGAAAAGCAGTGCAGGAAATAGGTACATTCTGGTCATCTGCCACCCGTTACCCTGAAGCCTTCCCACTCCGTACCATCACCACAGCAAAAAGTATACATTCTCTCACCCAGCTGTTTTCCAGGGTAGGCATCCTCGACGAGAAAGGACAGGCCCATTACATCACCACCCTGGACCTGTGTAAGGGCCATTGGCAGGTGCCCTTTGAGCCAAGTTCCAGACCGATGACTGCCTTTCGAACACCTACTGGACTGTAACATTTCACAGTCCTCCCCTTTGGCCTACATGGGGCACCAGCCACCTTCCAGCGTCTAATGGACCGAGTTCTCCAGGGCTGTGAAGCATGGGCGGCTTCCTACTTGGATGATGTGGTCATCTACAGCCACAGCTGGACAGAGCACCTGGACCACCTAAAACAGACCCTGGAGAAAATCCACGCAGCGGGCCTATCCTTAAACGTCACCAAGTGCAAGTGAGTAAGGCAGGAAACCAACTATCTAGGTTACCAACTGGGCAATGGTGAACTGCAACCGCAGGTAGGAAAGGTAGAAGCGAAACAGCGTAGTCCTAGGCCTTGGACGAAGAAGGAGGTTTGATCCTTTCTCAGGCTTGTGGGCTGGTACCACAGATTCATTCCAGACTTTGCTACTCTGACGGCACCATTAATAGATTTACTTACAAAAGCAGTAAAGAACCCGGTGGAGTGGACTGAGGCCTGCGATGGGGCATTCAATGCCTTAAAGGAGAAGATGTGCTCTGAGCCAGTGTTGCAGAGCCGTAATTTTAATCAACGATTTCTAGTGCAGGTGGATGCATCTGACAAAGGAATTGGTGCGGTACTGGCCGAAGGGACTACTGGAGCAGAGAAGCCTGTGGTTTACCTGAGCAGGAAGCTGCTGCCTAGAGAAACCTGGTACCTGGTAAAGTGGGCCCTGGAAAGCCTACACTACTACCTCCTGGGCCGGGAGTTCGACCTGAAGACAGACCATCGGGCACTCACCTGGATTCACACCATGAAAGACCACAATGCACAGATTACCTGATGGTACCTAGCTAGGAGAAACCTTGTGGCCGACTACCTGTCCAGGTTTCCGGACAGTTTGCGGCCTGAAGAGGGATAAAATGATGTGAAGtaagtttaatttaatttaagtaGTGAGATTCCTCATCTCCTTCACCACTGCAAGCGACAGCACtggcacacatacacacacacacatacatacccTTACTTACTCGTAGATGCCACGCTTGGAGTTGCGTGTGCACACGCATTCCCGGTAGCCTTAGGTTATACTCATCCACCATTCACACTTCCCTTCTGTCATTCATACTAAATAAATCGCACACACTCATTGTCTTGTTGTCTTGCTTTATTGTGAATTATTGTATTGTTTGtcagagatgggaccaagtcacacatgtgcaaatCTCAATTAAGtcccaagtttttttttcttgcaaGTCAAGTTAAGTCACcttattaatgtaattttacctgcagaatctgatcttaataaagtgaAAAAACAAGgtatacagtaagtaactatcagtaaattacaataatttggatttgcattgtaaatactcatgttcagtaaaatgcatcatggaatcaaacaaaattgtaacttcATACATTGATTATTTTTCACTTTTGCCAACAGTGTTTGAAATGTTTGAAATGTTCAACATAGAgtccataaaacaaataacagcttaacatccaGCAGAATGGCTCTTCAAGTGACAGACGAAATTGGAGGTTGTTGTCtgggtcaactttattttttaaaataatttatatattgttAACTTTCGTAAGGGAAAATTCataatgaatatatttaaaatcatatataaaatcTATGATTATTTGTACAggcttttaaatatgtgtattGTCGTTGAGACACATGTTGTCAGGTGTAGGGAAGacagaacccaagtgcagacagctctcaacCAAAAGACTATTgttattatataacaaaaacacccttgagggggtaaaacaaagacaataatCCAAATGAATAACATGACACTAAACAGGGCAGGATGAgacaaaacatgaacacacaaCATCATCACAGATGAACAATGATCCAGTACGAGACAGCAgacacaagggcattaaatgGGGGAGAACTAAACGAGGACACAGGTGAAGGGCGttaactaataatgaataattaacaagtAAACGAGGGGGCAGGATCAAGACTTAAGACAGGAGAGCACGaggcacacaaaacacaaacacagaccACGTGACTCTCCACACAAAACAAGACAATAGTGAGGCCTGCCATGACCCTGTCACATGAAACACATAAAAAGACATATAGGGTTGACAGGATCATGACACATGTAATATTGGACTTGAATGGGGTAAATAGGTTTATATTAAACAATTAATTATATCTGTTTTGTAATCACGCACTTCTAAGCCGATCATAAAACGTTAATTTAGCCAGATTTTCAATAATTATGTGTAATGCTTTTTAGTATACCACACTAATAATCATTTATTTGCATTGGACAATTAGGATCTGTTGTGACAGAAGCGGATAATAGAAATGTTACATTAGTGCCAGTAACATGTTCTTATATGTCCTGTATCATCTAATATAACCAAATATCTAAATTTCCCTTTTGGCTTAAAAATTATAGCTCAGGAAAGCAGCTGCAAAAGGCCCATTATAAAGAAAAAAAGGTGATTTAGAAAAAGACCAACTATAGATCAAATGTAGAGAGGGGGCTAAGGATCTGAAGTgcatgtttaagaaataaatatgatactaatatgaaaaatatatttataaatgtatttaactgtGTACATGATTCTAACTGATAATAGGAAATTatgtgggtcagtgttaaatcatgcctgtgcttcacctgtgtcattctgtgggtcagtgttaaatcatgcctgtgcttcatgggtgtcattctgtgggtcCGTGTTaaaatcatgcctgtgcttcacctgtgtccttctgtgggtcagtgttaaatcatgcctgtgcttcgcctgtgtcattctgtgggtcagtgttaaatcatgcatGTGCTTCGcctgtgtcattctgtgggtcCGTGTTtaatcatgcctgtgcttcgcctgtgtcattctgtgggtcagtgttaaatcatgcatGTGCTTCGcctgtgtcattctgtgggtccgtgttaaatcatgcctgtgcttcgcctgtgtcattctgtgggtcGGTGTTtaatcatgcctgtgcttcgcctgtgtcattctgtgggtcggtgttaaatcatgcctgtgcttcgcctgtgtcattctgtgggtcagtgttaaatcatgcatGTGCTTCGCCTGTGTCCttctgtgggtcagtgttaaatcatgcctgtgcttcgcctgtgtcattctgtgggtcagtgttaaatcatgcatGTGCTTCGcctgtgtcattctgtgggtccgtgttaaatcatgcctgtgcttcgcctgtgtcattctgtgggtcGGTGTTtaatcatgcctgtgcttcgcctgtgtcattctgtgggtcggtgttaaatcatgcctgtgcttcacctgtgtaATTCTGTGGGTCGgtgttaaatcatgcctgtgcttcacctgtgtcatCCTCCGGAGCCTCAttttattaactaaaatgaaCTTACCCTGCATCATAACCTGCTCCGGAGCCCACAaacgtaaaaaataaatgaagtcAAATTTGTACAACAACCTGGTGTATTTTAATCTTTGTTTGTTTCAAAATTTTTACTCATTCTTTTATAAATATGACATGTTTTAGGGTTTACACTGACGGGTTCCTCAGGTCCTCTGGTTGTTCCTTTGGGAGGTTCAGTGGTTCTTCCCTGTTCTGTTGAGACACCCTTACCACTGGAGGATCTGGAAATAGATTGGAAAAGATCTGATAAAGAGACTCTGATTCATCTGTATCAAGATGGAGATATTAGACCAGAGGCTCAACATCAGGATTATCATGATAGAGCTCATTTCTTCCCTGAAGACATTAAACATGGAAACTTCTCACTCCTGTTGAACAATCTGACAGCTGAAGATGAGGGACAATACACGTGTAAAGTTTACTCTGGAAAAGAGGCTGAGGAAACTGTGGTTGAAGTTCAAAGTGGTGGTGAGGAACACACTTTTAGTGCAAATATCATTTGAAATGCTCTGTATATCCAATTGTTGGTACAGTAGTGAaattttaaacgttttaattCTTAGAACGTTTGACCGTGTCAGGATCAAACCACTCAATATCTGCATATGAGGGTGAAGACGTCACTCTGAACTGCTCTGTGAACTCTCACATCAAACCCAAAGAGGTTGAAGAGGTTTCGTGGAAGAAAAGAGATAAAGATGAAGAAATCCTGGTTCTTCTGTACCAAGACAACAAGACTTTACCAGAGGCATCAGATGATCGATACAGAGACAGAGTTGAGTTCTTCACTGATGAAATCCACAGAGGAAACTTCTCTCTCAGACTGAAGAGAGTCAGAACTGAAGATAAAGGACTTTACATCTGTCGAGTGTTTACTGAACGACTTTCAGCAAACACAACTGTTATACTGGAACAACTTGGTTAGTAACagaaacatttgtaaaaatCACTGATTTGCTAAAAGAACATTTGGAAATGGCATGTAATTTGTTTTCACTGATGCCTCACAGGTTTCTCTGGTTTACACATATTTGTGTTGCTTCTCTGTATTGCTGCAAGTGGATCTGCTGTTATAATTAGCTGTCTCATCTACTGGAAAGGTACGTTTGGAATGGGAatattcttaaagggatagttcacccaaaaatgaaaattctgtcataatttacttattctcatgttgttacaaacctgcataaattactttgttctgatgaacacaaaggaagatattttgagaaatgtttgtaaccaaaccattcgtggaccccatttacttccatagtattcttttttcctcaacattcaaacacaaggactcttaaataaggacaaaataattacatacacctgAAAAGAGTCACAAGTAAGGGATCAGGGAAAAAGTGATGAGACctgggaaatgcgtggtcagaataaaccaatactaaaaccaagcatctcccacatagaacattgtactgtcagaaccctgccatactGACTAGATCTAAATACAAGGATCTGTAAGGTTTTGTTATGTGTTCTggttgtgttttgtgttttgtacttttattttgatataaaagtagcctcgtttgctaaaatcatgtGACTTgtgccagtttgaaacaagctccgaaaccactgattcgaaacaaaagattcgtaaatgtttcgaagcctcatgaagcagtgcttcgaaaatgACCATCACTACCTGCACCTGAGCCACTACACAAAATGGCTGTCACACTTGAACCGACTGCTACGGAGGTATGTCTTATGAACATTGCACTTCCTGCATTTGCAATGGCCCTGTGGTGTGTGTGGTCTGCATTCTGCTCTTTTGTTTCCTGTGTTCCTCAAGACCCTGAATCCCCTGGCTTACCCGAACCGCCTGATTCGCCGCGTTCACCCGAGTCGCCTGATTCGCCGGGTTCACCCGAGTCGCCGGGTTCGCCTGGTTCACCCGAGTCGCCGGGTTCGCCGGGTTCACCCGAGTCACCTGGTTCGCCTGATTCACCCGAGTCACCCGAGTCACCGTCAAGACTATCGCCACCCTGGTCAGCGGTAGCTTCCCCAAGTTTTTTTTTGAGGGGGGGTAGTACCGGGACACAGGAAGGAGGCAGAGGACACCGAGGAGGAAGCCGAGGTGTGCCCAGATCTATGCCTGCCTCACAACCCTGGTACACTTCTGCCCCATGATCCAATTCCACGTCTGCCCCACGATCCAGTTCCACGTCTGCCCCACGACCCAGGTCCacgcctgccccatgacccaggtccacgCCTGCCCCACGACCCAGGTCCACGCCTGCCCCACGACCCAGGTCCACGCCTGCCCCACGACCCAGGGCCACGCCTGCCCCACGACCCAGGGCCACGCCTGCCCCTTGACCCTGGACCACCTCTGGACTGCACCGCCCACCCACCTTTGGACTTTGTATTATTTATGTGTTGGGCTCCAGGAGTCGCCCTTAAGAGGGGGGTTCTGTAAGGTTTTGTTATGTGTTCTGGTTTtgtttgtacttttattttaatatccTGTTCTATTctggcttttattttgatattcatCTTGCCATGTCTCACTTCCCACTTCCTGTCTGTTTTGTATTTAACCACTTCCTGTAAACCAGTCCATTGCTGATTATTACTTTGTATGCCCAGCCTGTTATCGGTTATCTGTTACCTGTTTACCTGTGCCCTGTTTTGTATCTGTCTGTTTTTGACCTGTGCCTGTTATTTGGATTTTGCCTGTTTTGCCGCCTGCCCAGACCTTTTTGCATGTTATTTGATTATGTTTTGTGGATTGCCCTTATCGGATATGTTTGCTGGCCCTTTTTGGGATTTACACTAATAAAACCTCATTTGCACATGGATTCATCTCTCCTTTGCTTTCTTCAAGCAACCCACGTTACAGAAtctggcaggatcctgacagaATCCTTACAATATGTAAACATCTGATAAAATAGCATTTTCAGGGcagtacaattttttttattttatttagagcTTCTGCATGGCATATGTGAACATACAGTACTACCTCATCTCTATTTCCTACGTAAATTAATGACTACATACATAAATATGAAATCTTTTTTGTGTACATTAGCAGTCAATACTGCTTTTGTTTATTATGGTCCAATTACAATCTTAAAGATTTCACATTAGtattacttattattttattctattaggaaatacatttaaataaccCATTTACATTCTAAACTATATTCAAAAATTACCATGCTTTTATTGTTTCagatttttctgtattttctttcTATTccctgtaaagctgctttgtaaCAATTGACAATTGAGAAAAGCACtaacataaatacatttaaattgatTACTTAAACTACTAGTCCATTTTTAGACACAAGAAAATAAAACTTCAATCACAATAAATGTTTCCACATTTAACACAGTTTTTTGTATCTTTTGTTTAGACACCAGCAGATGTGTACCGGCTCTTAAGGTTTCTCTTGTCATTTGTCCAAACATTTGTATGTTCATTGCTTTCATCATCTGGGGTGTTACTGAGGGTGagtattgttctttattggttTAAGTTATATTTGTCAGCCTATAAATCACAAATCTAaaatagaaaatatatatttttgtttttcacctGCTGTTAGAACATTTTGCATAGGAAATacgtaaaagtaaaagttggaatGATAAGATCACGAGTCATTTGGGCAGCTTGGTTTCAATAAAGTTTGTTCTTGATCTATGTGTCTTTTGATGACATTCATAGTTTTAAATCCTTTTAACAAAATAAGGGCACCATTTTaactaagcgcattgtctaaagcgcacggtaTAAATGGGAGTCTCCAAtaccacttttg
This genomic interval carries:
- the LOC135733856 gene encoding uncharacterized protein isoform X2 → MYLPYFFLISTLMMIVDGGFTLTGSSGPLVVPLGGSVVLPCSVETPLPLEDLEIDWKRSDKETLIHLYQDGDIRPEAQHQDYHDRAHFFPEDIKHGNFSLLLNNLTAEDEGQYTCKVYSGKEAEETVVEVQSGERLTVSGSNHSISAYEGEDVTLNCSVNSHIKPKEVEEVSWKKRDKDEEILVLLYQDNKTLPEASDDRYRDRVEFFTDEIHRGNFSLRLKRVRTEDKGLYICRVFTERLSANTTVILEQLGFSGLHIFVLLLCIAASGSAVIISCLIYWKDTSRCVPALKVSLVICPNICMFIAFIIWGVTEGSFKESVTCCALYILRPVTLFWAVPDLDDLQDRTKPWITFSTISSEFAALTVIVYSVLFTYAWKRTENFIQKGASVLLGICFGLLLLLCLCIFAGGFCGIKQTKNIFIMFLLLTQFLFLLILFNVPSPDLMDLTCVVFVAVLLILVVYEDKGHVHLHNRFVLIFGAVGIILLNTATLAAELFLKKRNGERALGDLRVIVFPSECAFILCWLLFSTYAWCFSAFYFIEET
- the LOC135733856 gene encoding uncharacterized protein isoform X1, with product MYLPYFFLISTLMMIVDGGFTLTGSSGPLVVPLGGSVVLPCSVETPLPLEDLEIDWKRSDKETLIHLYQDGDIRPEAQHQDYHDRAHFFPEDIKHGNFSLLLNNLTAEDEGQYTCKVYSGKEAEETVVEVQSGERLTVSGSNHSISAYEGEDVTLNCSVNSHIKPKEVEEVSWKKRDKDEEILVLLYQDNKTLPEASDDRYRDRVEFFTDEIHRGNFSLRLKRVRTEDKGLYICRVFTERLSANTTVILEQLGFSGLHIFVLLLCIAASGSAVIISCLIYWKDTSRCVPALKVSLVICPNICMFIAFIIWGVTEGSFKESVTCCALYILRPVTLFWAVPDLDDLQDRTKPWITFSTISSEFAALTVIVYSVLFTYAWKRTENFIQKGASVLLGICFGLLLLLCLCIFAGGFCGIKQTKNIFIMFLLLTQFLFLLILFNVPSPDLMDLTCVVFVAVLLILVVYEDKGHVHLHNRFVLIFGAVGIILLNTATLAAELFLKKRNGERALGDLRVIVFPSECAFILCWLLFSTYAWCRGTESVRNTRTQGQQLSRNTQTSHELN